The following proteins are encoded in a genomic region of Ornithodoros turicata isolate Travis chromosome 6, ASM3712646v1, whole genome shotgun sequence:
- the LOC135397785 gene encoding uncharacterized protein LOC135397785: MSRGARCYVPGCAKTSVANPEVLFHEPRDSDTKRRRHSTDPLWDTSEKKATKDWRRAHSISGTKGTIRRAVCPATVARSCRKHWSRLLSHSEPVSSGSFTAESGTQTCFLRRSRASQTTVPLQLVGLPRSDSLPLRDRCDGSSSHIWRSAPVLGDITAEFIIPVIQQLLLVSIGESEGCRVATFESRQTTLR; encoded by the exons ATGTCGCGGGGAGCACGGTGTTACGTCCCTGGCTGTGCAAAAACTTCGGTTGCTAACCCAGAAGTGCTGTTTCACGAGCCGAGGGACAGCGACACGAAACGAAG GCGACATTCTACGGATCCGCTTTGGGATACCTCTGAAAAGAAAGCGACTAAAGATTGGCGCCGTGCCCACAGTATTTCCGGCACAAAGGGAACTATCCGACGTGCCGTCTGCCCAG CAACGGTTGCGCGAAGTTGCAGAAAGCACTGGAGCAGGCTCCTTTCACACAGTGAGCCG GTTTCATCGGGGAGCTTCACTGCAGAGAGTG GCACGCAAACATGCTTCCTCAGGCGAAGTAGGGCAAGCCAGACAACA GTTCCCCTGCAACTTGTGGGTTTGCCAAGGTCTGACAGTCTTCCACTGAGAGACAGGTGTGACGGATCCAGCTCCCATATCTGGCGCTCTGCTCCAGTACTGGGGGACATCACAGCTGAATTCAT CATACCCGTAATACAGCAGCTCCTGTTGGTCAGCATTGGTGAAAGTGAAGGCTGCAGAGTGGCAACTTTTGAGTCTAGGCAGACCACTCTGAGGTAG